Proteins from one Mesoplodon densirostris isolate mMesDen1 chromosome 1, mMesDen1 primary haplotype, whole genome shotgun sequence genomic window:
- the RRH gene encoding visual pigment-like receptor peropsin: MLRNNLGNSSDSKSEDGSTFSQTEHNIVAAYLITAGMISVLSNIIVLGIFVKYKELRTPTNAIIINLAVTDIGVSSIGYPMSAASDLHGSWKFGYAGCQIYAGLNIFFGMASIGLLTVVAVDRYLTICCPDAGRRMTTNTYISMILGAWFNGLFWALMPIVGWASYAPDPTGATCTINWRKNDVSFVSYTMMVVAINFIVPLIMMFYCYYHVTRSIKHHATSNCTEYLNRDWSDQVDVTKMSVIMILMFLVAWSPYSIVCLWASFGDPKKIPPSVAILAPLFAKSSTFYNPCIYVIANKKFRRAMLAMFKCQTHQAMPVESILPMDVPQNPLTSGKV; the protein is encoded by the exons ATGCTAAGGAATAATTTAGGCAACAGTTCAGACTCTAAGAGTGAAGACGGCTCGACCTTTTCACAGACTGAACACAATATTGTTGCAGCTTACTTGATTACGGCAG gTATGATAAGTGTTCTCAGCAACATAATAGTTCTGGGCATCTTCGTTAAGTACAAGGAGCTTCGGACACCCACAAATGCAATTATCATTAACTTGGCTGTTACTGATATAGGGGTCAGTAGCATTGGCTACCCCATGTCTGCTGCTTCAGATCTGCATGGAAGTTGGAAGTTTGGATATGCAGGATGTCAG ATTTATGCTGgattgaatatcttttttggaATGGCAAGTATTGGATTGCTCACAGTTGTGGCTGTGGATCGATACCTGACCATCTGCTGTCCTGATGCAG GAAGAAGAATGACCACCAACACTTACATCAGCATGATTCTGGGGGCCTGGTTCAATGGCCTCTTTTGGGCTTTGATGCCTATTGTTGGGTGGGCTAGTTATGCCCCAGATCCTACTGGGGCCACCTGTACCATAAACTGGCGGAAAAATGATGT ATCTTTTGTTTCTTACACCATGATGGTTGTTGCAATAAATTTTATTGTGCCCTTGATAATGATGTTTTACTGCTATTACCATGTCACTCGATCCATTAAACATCATGCTACTAGTAACTGCACCGAGTATCTCAACAGAGATTGGTCAGATCAGGTAGATGTAACAAAG ATGTCTGTGATAATGATACTTATGTTTCTGGTGGCCTGGTCCCCTTATTCCATCGTGTGCTTATGGGCTTCTTTTGGTGACCCAAAGAAGATTCCTCCCTCAGTGGCCATCCTAGCTCCACTGTTTGCAAAATCTTCTACATTCTACAATCCCTGTATTTATGTGATTGCTAATAAAAA GTTCCGGAGGGCAATGCTTGCCATGTTCAAATGTCAGACTCACCAAGCAATGCCCGTGGAGAGTATCTTACCAATGGATGTACCCCAAAACCCACTGACTTCTGGAAAAGTCTGA